A portion of the Actomonas aquatica genome contains these proteins:
- a CDS encoding polysaccharide biosynthesis/export family protein — MNARAIIQLALATVVLLSGSLVSPLRAEVRPDRPLAVGDRLRYRVTEDGEPTVELVVGNTGAVELPFYGPLDAAGLTIPELRASIKTALETELYVTATVNLTVAEYRMDDLSRGRVHLSGQVRQVGPVEIDLSRENFLGRVLLAAGGLTDFADKRNVRIVRQHEGGETRTITVDLRAVLDQGRLEQDVALQDGDFVIVGEKLINW; from the coding sequence GTGAACGCCCGCGCCATCATCCAACTCGCGCTCGCTACGGTTGTGCTGCTGTCCGGCTCGCTGGTCAGCCCGCTGCGTGCGGAGGTGCGACCGGATCGCCCCCTCGCCGTCGGCGACCGTCTGCGCTACCGGGTGACCGAGGATGGCGAACCCACCGTGGAACTGGTGGTCGGCAACACGGGCGCGGTTGAGCTGCCGTTTTACGGTCCGCTGGACGCGGCCGGGCTCACCATTCCAGAACTCCGCGCGAGCATCAAAACCGCGCTCGAGACCGAACTCTACGTGACTGCGACGGTGAACCTGACCGTGGCGGAGTATCGCATGGACGACCTCAGCCGCGGCCGCGTGCATTTGTCCGGCCAGGTGCGGCAGGTGGGGCCGGTGGAGATCGATCTTTCTCGCGAGAATTTCCTCGGTCGGGTGCTGCTCGCGGCCGGTGGCCTCACCGATTTTGCCGACAAGCGCAATGTGCGCATCGTCCGTCAACACGAGGGCGGGGAGACGCGCACCATTACGGTCGATCTGCGCGCTGTGCTCGACCAAGGCCGTTTGGAGCAGGACGTCGCGCTGCAGGACGGTGACTTCGTCATCGTGGGCGAAAAACTCATCAACTGGTAA
- a CDS encoding GumC family protein, with protein MELEDLKRYNPLLSPVVRRHGWIIVLFVVLGGAYGYFQLRRQHVDFQSDAKMYVTGRVVMADTPSAFAEEVANYLGTQIEIMRSEQIHQRSLQRLALAGQTSSVPATLLVSVAERTTVLDLSCVSADGDYARHYLDAVMEEFMEFKRDRRLAVSQNTLEQIKGEIARLEDDLAQQEAAFFAFRENNNIGFWEQQSAASAGYLTELKSREANLKLELSLMTNWRRLSSEQELPPSLMTAAGPGTANGSSGGMMGELNALRHELSRLEVERELRLRVLRPAHPIVKQLSAEIEKQEMLAAAMEKELARVGDQRQIALESELASVRAAIAEWEVKALESSRIEAEYQKLSDARDRTKDLYDRMLGSLRNLDVGRGMDQELVQVLQPATPAHPIMPAVRTSVANGAFVGGLAGWLIFWLLVRSDDRAYSLETTVDFLRCPGLGEVPLRSRNRVSMRRTRYEEAAFDEAFRRLRSLLMIDRQDHTGVVFLVTSSLASEGKTEVSVNLARAFAAAGKRVLLIDADLRRGRIASLFPGMDQAPHGFAQFLEHKLPASDVVQSTSDANLSVLPRGLEARKGGDLFSLSRVNARIDELRQGFDVIIIDSAPIGPVDDTAGILASAEKVLFVVRAASTSLRTVAQNVGRLKDMGVAQPQIVLNGVKAELSSKYYNYYR; from the coding sequence GTGGAACTCGAGGATCTTAAACGCTACAACCCGCTGCTGTCGCCCGTCGTGCGACGCCATGGTTGGATTATCGTGCTCTTCGTCGTATTGGGCGGAGCCTACGGTTACTTCCAGCTGCGTCGGCAGCACGTCGACTTTCAGTCCGACGCCAAGATGTATGTGACCGGCCGGGTCGTCATGGCCGACACCCCCTCTGCCTTTGCGGAGGAAGTGGCCAACTATCTCGGCACGCAGATCGAAATCATGCGCAGCGAGCAAATTCACCAACGCAGTCTGCAACGTCTCGCATTGGCGGGGCAGACTTCCTCCGTCCCCGCTACGCTGTTAGTGAGTGTGGCCGAGCGCACCACCGTGCTGGATCTGAGCTGTGTGAGTGCCGACGGCGACTACGCGCGGCACTACCTCGATGCGGTGATGGAGGAATTTATGGAGTTTAAGCGCGATCGGCGTCTCGCCGTTTCGCAGAACACGTTGGAGCAGATCAAAGGCGAGATCGCGCGGCTGGAGGATGACCTTGCCCAGCAGGAAGCAGCCTTTTTTGCATTCCGTGAAAACAACAACATCGGCTTCTGGGAACAGCAGTCTGCCGCCAGCGCGGGCTACCTCACCGAACTCAAATCCCGCGAGGCCAACCTCAAACTTGAGCTTTCGCTTATGACCAACTGGCGCCGTCTCAGCTCCGAACAGGAGCTACCTCCGAGCCTGATGACTGCCGCTGGCCCCGGCACCGCTAACGGTTCGTCTGGCGGCATGATGGGGGAGCTGAACGCACTGCGCCACGAGCTCAGCCGCCTGGAGGTGGAGCGCGAATTGCGACTACGCGTGCTGCGACCGGCTCACCCGATCGTGAAACAGCTGAGCGCTGAAATCGAGAAGCAGGAGATGCTCGCCGCCGCCATGGAAAAGGAATTGGCGCGCGTGGGGGACCAACGCCAGATTGCATTGGAGTCCGAACTCGCCAGCGTGCGGGCCGCCATCGCCGAGTGGGAGGTCAAGGCCCTCGAATCTTCGCGCATCGAAGCCGAGTATCAGAAACTCAGCGACGCCCGCGATCGCACCAAAGACCTTTACGACCGCATGCTGGGCTCCCTGCGCAACCTCGATGTGGGCCGGGGCATGGACCAGGAACTCGTGCAAGTCCTCCAACCCGCCACGCCGGCGCATCCCATCATGCCGGCCGTGCGCACCTCCGTTGCCAACGGCGCCTTTGTGGGAGGCCTAGCCGGATGGTTGATTTTCTGGCTGCTGGTGCGTTCGGATGACCGCGCTTACTCGCTCGAGACGACCGTCGATTTTCTGCGGTGTCCGGGGCTCGGCGAAGTGCCGCTGCGTTCGCGCAATCGTGTATCCATGCGCCGGACACGCTACGAAGAAGCGGCTTTCGACGAGGCGTTTCGTCGCCTGCGTTCGCTGCTGATGATTGACCGGCAGGATCACACCGGCGTGGTGTTCCTCGTGACCAGTTCCCTCGCGTCGGAGGGCAAAACCGAGGTTTCGGTGAACCTGGCGCGAGCCTTTGCCGCGGCCGGCAAACGCGTATTGCTGATCGACGCAGATCTGCGCCGCGGCCGCATCGCGAGTCTGTTCCCCGGGATGGATCAAGCGCCGCACGGTTTTGCCCAATTCCTGGAGCACAAGTTGCCCGCGAGCGACGTCGTGCAATCCACCAGTGACGCGAATCTCAGCGTGCTGCCCCGCGGCCTCGAAGCCCGCAAGGGGGGAGATCTCTTCAGTTTGTCCAGGGTCAACGCGCGCATCGACGAGCTGCGTCAGGGCTTTGATGTGATCATTATCGACTCGGCGCCGATCGGTCCGGTGGATGACACCGCCGGCATTCTGGCCTCGGCGGAGAAGGTGTTGTTTGTTGTGCGGGCTGCCAGCACCTCCCTGCGCACCGTGGCCCAAAACGTTGGCCGCTTGAAGGACATGGGCGTGGCCCAACCGCAGATCGTGCTCAACGGCGTGAAGGCGGAGTTGTCCTCCAAGTATTACAACTACTACCGCTGA